A stretch of the Rhizomicrobium sp. genome encodes the following:
- a CDS encoding acyl-CoA dehydrogenase family protein — MEFGLTSDQKMMQESLGRTLERVCPLERVRKAADGAAPDVLKAIAELGVTGILVPEEFGGLGLRLLDAALAAEMLGRHVAPVPFIASSVMAPLALLGAGSQAQKERYLPNLATGELIAGVALSEHAAGARAKAGVAAKNGKLSGKALFVLDFAGADIFVVADAFGGLHIVDAEAKGLERTALPTIDATRAIGELNFDAVDAEPLSENPQAALDRMVDAGRVMLAADTLGAGGRMIEKAVDYAKERKQFGRVIGSFQAVKHLCAEMIAELEPCRALIWYAAYAFDEFPDQARRMAAHAKAHTSEVGTFVARTATEVHGGMGFTDLLGLHYWFKRIGFDRQALGGPEKVRHDAAVAQGWVGN; from the coding sequence ATGGAATTCGGCCTGACCTCCGACCAGAAGATGATGCAGGAGAGCCTGGGGCGCACGCTGGAGCGCGTCTGCCCGCTCGAGCGGGTGCGCAAGGCGGCGGACGGCGCCGCGCCGGACGTGCTGAAGGCCATCGCAGAACTCGGCGTCACCGGGATCCTGGTGCCCGAGGAATTCGGCGGCCTCGGCCTGCGGCTGCTCGATGCGGCGCTGGCGGCGGAGATGCTCGGACGCCACGTCGCGCCGGTGCCCTTCATCGCCAGTTCGGTGATGGCGCCGCTGGCCTTGCTCGGCGCCGGCTCCCAGGCGCAGAAGGAGCGATACCTCCCCAATCTCGCAACCGGCGAATTGATCGCCGGCGTCGCGCTTTCCGAACACGCCGCGGGCGCGCGCGCGAAAGCGGGCGTGGCGGCGAAGAACGGCAAGCTCTCGGGCAAGGCTCTGTTCGTGCTCGACTTCGCGGGAGCGGACATCTTCGTCGTCGCCGACGCGTTCGGCGGCTTGCACATCGTCGACGCCGAGGCGAAAGGGCTGGAGCGCACCGCGCTCCCGACCATTGATGCAACCCGCGCCATCGGCGAGCTGAACTTCGACGCCGTCGACGCCGAGCCGCTGTCCGAGAATCCGCAAGCCGCGCTCGACCGCATGGTCGATGCGGGCCGCGTGATGCTGGCGGCCGATACGCTGGGCGCCGGCGGCCGCATGATCGAGAAAGCGGTCGATTACGCCAAGGAACGCAAGCAGTTCGGCCGCGTCATCGGCTCCTTCCAGGCGGTCAAGCATCTATGCGCCGAGATGATCGCCGAGCTCGAGCCTTGCCGCGCGCTCATCTGGTACGCGGCTTACGCTTTCGATGAATTCCCCGACCAGGCACGGCGGATGGCGGCGCATGCCAAGGCCCATACCTCGGAGGTCGGCACCTTCGTGGCCCGCACCGCGACCGAAGTGCATGGCGGCATGGGCTTCACCGACCTCCTCGGCCTGCATTACTGGTTCAAGCGCATCGGCTTCGACCGCCAGGCGCTGGGCGGGCCGGAGAAGGTCCGCCACGATGCAGCGGTGGCGCAGGGCTGGGTGGGGAATTAA
- the manD gene encoding D-mannonate dehydratase ManD yields the protein MAKITSARVIVTCPGRNFVTLKIETSDGVTGLGDATLNGRELAVASYLTDHVIPCLIGRDAQRIEDVWQFLYRGAYWRRGPVTMSAIAAVDTALWDIKGKVAGLPLYQLLGGASREGVMVYGHANGKTIEETVDEALKYQAEGYKAVRLQSGIPGLASTYGVSKDKKYYEPADADLPTENVWSTVKYMRTVPALFEKAREKLGWDVHLLHDVHHRLTPIEAGRLGKDLEPYRLFWLEDAVAAENQAGFRLIRQHTTTPLAVGEVFNTIWDAKQLIEEQLIDYIRMTVVHAGGITHLRRVASLADLYHVRTGSHGATDLSPVCMAAALHFDLSVPNFGIQEYMLHTKETDAVFPHAYTFQDGMFHPGEAPGLGIEIDEALAAKYPYKRAYLPVNRLEDGSMTNW from the coding sequence ATGGCCAAGATCACGTCCGCACGCGTCATCGTCACCTGTCCGGGACGAAATTTCGTCACCCTGAAGATCGAGACCTCGGACGGCGTGACCGGGCTGGGCGACGCGACGCTGAACGGCCGCGAGCTCGCGGTCGCAAGCTATCTCACCGACCATGTGATTCCCTGCCTGATCGGGCGCGACGCGCAGCGGATCGAGGACGTCTGGCAGTTCCTCTATCGCGGGGCCTATTGGCGGCGCGGGCCGGTGACCATGTCGGCGATCGCCGCGGTCGACACCGCGCTGTGGGACATCAAGGGCAAGGTCGCGGGCCTGCCGCTCTATCAGCTGCTGGGCGGCGCGAGCCGCGAGGGCGTGATGGTCTACGGCCATGCCAACGGCAAGACGATCGAGGAGACCGTCGACGAAGCGTTGAAATACCAGGCCGAAGGCTACAAGGCGGTCCGCCTGCAATCGGGCATTCCGGGGCTGGCCTCGACCTACGGCGTGTCGAAGGACAAGAAATATTACGAGCCCGCCGATGCCGACCTGCCGACCGAGAATGTCTGGTCGACCGTCAAATACATGCGCACCGTTCCGGCGCTGTTCGAAAAGGCGCGCGAGAAGCTCGGCTGGGACGTCCACCTGCTGCATGACGTGCATCACCGCCTGACGCCCATCGAGGCGGGGCGGCTGGGCAAGGATCTGGAGCCCTATCGCCTGTTCTGGCTGGAGGATGCGGTCGCGGCCGAGAACCAGGCAGGCTTCCGCCTGATCCGCCAGCACACCACGACGCCGCTCGCGGTGGGCGAGGTGTTCAACACCATCTGGGATGCCAAGCAGCTCATCGAGGAGCAGCTGATCGATTACATCCGCATGACCGTGGTGCATGCCGGCGGCATCACCCATCTGCGCCGCGTCGCGAGCCTTGCCGATCTCTACCATGTGCGCACCGGCAGCCATGGCGCGACGGACTTGTCGCCGGTCTGCATGGCCGCGGCATTGCATTTCGATCTCTCGGTGCCGAATTTCGGCATCCAGGAGTACATGCTCCATACCAAGGAGACGGACGCGGTCTTCCCCCATGCCTACACCTTCCAGGACGGCATGTTCCATCCCGGCGAAGCGCCGGGCCTGGGCATCGAGATCGACGAGGCGCTCGCGGCGAAATATCCCTACAAGCGCGCCTATCTGCCGGTGAATCGTCTCGAGGACGGTAGTATGACCAACTGGTGA
- a CDS encoding glycoside hydrolase family 31 protein has translation MSTLLSPPVFRLAARDGNHLTLQSDGTAVAHVFVLEDDIIRVLVLPDGRLRQPKSWTIAPGQEDVAAEGRDRFDLTGFALPPFALRESEDMLVVQTACLRLTIRLAGFFCAWDVCEDPARGFLDILRDRPTQAYNFGWWDDRVHHYLVRDPAERYFGLGERSGEMDRAGRRFRLCNVDAMGYDARTSDPLYKHIPFYITRRDKAAAGLFYDTLSDCTFDMGCERSNYHGLFRGFVADHGDLDYYVIGGTIGGIVRRYTWLTGRPALPPRWALGYSGSTMSYTDQPDAQARMAEFLAKCEEHDILCDSFHLSSGYTSIGAKRYVFHWNRDKFPDPAAFVRSYAEKGVRLIPNIKPALLHDHPLFAEARDNGLLITDANGEPEWVQFWGAVGAYLDFTNPATADWWAGKVTSALLHVGMAGTWNDNNEFEIVSPKALARNFGAPAPAVESKPLQTMLMLRASRAAQVAQAPQTRPFLVSRAGAAGMQRYVQTWSGDNYTSWETLQYNIRMGLGLALSGVSNTGHDVGGFDGPRPDAELFVRWVAFGIFMPRFSIHSWNTDRTANEPWMHPEVTAHVRDLIKFRYRLLPYLYDLLWRYARDYEPAIRPTFLDFPDDPRTYDDNDEMLLGRALLVAPVVEPGVASREVYLPAGTRWFDYWSGEIFDGGRVVARPAPFRRPPLFAREGSVIALNVAEQHFQARGDTRAFQIFPLARGAFEAEIFDDDGESEAWREGRCRLWRVRVVCDAATIVIAVSATENDAAVDCDVPIVLPATEKRDVTVSGGHPA, from the coding sequence GTGAGCACGCTCCTTTCGCCACCGGTCTTTCGTCTCGCGGCCCGCGACGGCAACCATCTGACGCTGCAGAGCGACGGCACCGCCGTCGCGCATGTCTTCGTGCTGGAAGACGATATCATCCGCGTGCTGGTGCTGCCGGACGGCCGGTTGCGGCAGCCGAAGAGCTGGACCATCGCGCCGGGACAGGAGGACGTGGCCGCCGAAGGCCGCGACCGCTTCGACCTGACGGGCTTCGCGCTGCCGCCCTTCGCGTTGCGCGAGTCGGAAGACATGCTGGTCGTCCAGACCGCCTGCCTGCGTCTGACGATTCGCCTCGCTGGATTCTTCTGTGCCTGGGACGTCTGCGAGGATCCGGCACGCGGCTTCCTCGACATCCTGCGCGACCGGCCGACCCAGGCGTACAATTTCGGCTGGTGGGACGATCGCGTGCATCACTATCTCGTCCGCGATCCGGCGGAGCGGTATTTCGGGCTCGGCGAGCGCAGCGGCGAGATGGATCGTGCCGGCCGCCGCTTCCGCCTGTGCAATGTCGACGCGATGGGCTACGACGCGCGGACCTCCGATCCGCTTTACAAGCACATCCCGTTCTACATCACCCGGCGCGACAAGGCCGCCGCCGGGCTGTTCTACGACACGCTGTCGGACTGCACCTTCGATATGGGCTGCGAGCGCAGCAATTATCACGGCCTGTTCCGCGGCTTCGTCGCCGATCATGGCGATCTCGACTACTACGTCATCGGCGGCACGATCGGCGGCATCGTGCGCCGGTATACCTGGCTGACGGGCAGGCCCGCGCTGCCGCCGCGCTGGGCGCTCGGCTATTCCGGCTCGACGATGTCATATACCGACCAGCCGGACGCGCAGGCGCGGATGGCGGAGTTCCTCGCGAAATGCGAGGAGCACGACATCCTGTGCGACTCTTTCCACCTGTCGTCGGGCTACACATCGATCGGCGCCAAGCGCTACGTCTTCCACTGGAACCGCGACAAGTTTCCCGATCCCGCCGCCTTCGTGCGCTCCTATGCCGAGAAGGGTGTCCGTCTCATCCCCAACATCAAGCCGGCCCTGCTGCATGATCATCCGCTGTTCGCGGAGGCGCGAGACAACGGCCTGCTGATCACGGATGCGAACGGCGAACCCGAATGGGTGCAGTTCTGGGGCGCGGTCGGGGCGTATCTCGACTTCACCAATCCGGCGACGGCGGACTGGTGGGCGGGAAAGGTGACGTCGGCGCTGCTCCATGTCGGCATGGCCGGCACCTGGAACGACAACAACGAATTCGAGATCGTGAGTCCCAAGGCATTGGCCCGCAATTTCGGCGCGCCGGCACCCGCGGTCGAATCCAAGCCGCTGCAGACGATGCTGATGCTGCGCGCCTCTCGCGCGGCGCAGGTCGCGCAGGCGCCGCAGACCCGGCCGTTCCTGGTCAGCCGCGCGGGCGCCGCCGGCATGCAGCGCTATGTCCAGACCTGGTCGGGCGACAATTATACGAGCTGGGAAACGCTCCAGTACAATATCCGCATGGGACTGGGACTGGCGCTCAGCGGCGTCTCGAACACGGGTCACGACGTCGGCGGGTTCGACGGGCCCAGACCCGACGCCGAACTGTTCGTGCGCTGGGTCGCGTTCGGCATCTTCATGCCGCGCTTCTCGATCCATTCCTGGAACACCGACCGCACTGCGAACGAGCCCTGGATGCATCCCGAGGTGACCGCGCATGTCCGCGACCTGATCAAATTCCGCTACCGGCTGCTGCCTTATCTCTACGACCTGCTGTGGCGCTATGCGCGCGACTATGAGCCGGCGATCCGCCCCACCTTTCTCGATTTCCCGGACGATCCGCGCACGTATGACGACAATGACGAGATGCTGCTGGGCCGTGCCTTGCTGGTCGCGCCGGTGGTCGAACCGGGCGTCGCGTCGCGCGAGGTCTATCTGCCCGCCGGCACGCGCTGGTTCGACTATTGGTCCGGCGAGATCTTCGATGGTGGGCGCGTGGTCGCGCGTCCCGCGCCGTTCCGGCGGCCGCCGCTCTTCGCCCGCGAAGGCAGCGTGATCGCGCTGAACGTCGCCGAACAGCATTTCCAGGCGCGGGGCGACACGCGCGCGTTCCAGATATTCCCGCTCGCGCGTGGCGCGTTCGAGGCGGAGATCTTCGACGACGACGGCGAGAGCGAAGCCTGGCGCGAAGGCCGCTGCCGCCTGTGGCGGGTGCGGGTGGTCTGCGATGCCGCCACCATCGTCATCGCCGTGAGCGCGACGGAGAACGACGCGGCGGTGGACTGCGACGTACCGATCGTCCTTCCCGCCACCGAGAAGCGCGATGTGACGGTCTCGGGCGGTCATCCCGCCTGA
- a CDS encoding acyl-CoA dehydrogenase family protein — MDLSYGPEYQAFRDEVRAFTAKYADRAPRGALGGDMRDWQLLLIEHGYAARTIPKAYGGFGAAPDVLKSRIIAEEFLAAGLPMGMSGQGISMLVPTLLEVGSEEQKRRYIAPTLRGEIIWCQGYSEPGAGSDLAALTTRAIEDGDDFVINGQKIWTSTAAQADMMFCLVRTEPDAPKHEGISYLIFPMTTPGIEVRPLVTMTGRAEFNEVFFTDVRVPKTDVVAGRGQGWMVANATLKHERGMLGDPNQAGTRLKAIVELMQTEDVDGRRLMDNPALRDRLLKLQARVHAMEFHGLRLLTAGLKGEDPGVARLIVKLMGCELNHQLAAFAIDALGELGMLYNNSPHIRNGGNWQWSYMFDLGLIIGGGTAQIQKNIISERGLGMPREPKPAKV; from the coding sequence ATGGACCTCTCCTACGGCCCCGAATATCAAGCCTTCCGCGACGAAGTCCGCGCCTTCACGGCGAAATATGCGGACCGCGCGCCGCGCGGCGCCCTGGGCGGCGACATGCGCGACTGGCAGCTCCTGCTGATCGAGCACGGCTATGCCGCGCGCACCATCCCGAAGGCCTATGGCGGCTTCGGCGCCGCGCCGGACGTCCTCAAGTCGCGCATCATCGCGGAGGAATTCCTCGCCGCCGGCCTGCCCATGGGCATGAGCGGCCAGGGCATCTCCATGCTGGTGCCCACTTTGCTGGAAGTCGGCTCCGAGGAACAGAAGCGCAGATACATCGCGCCCACGCTGCGCGGCGAGATCATCTGGTGCCAGGGCTATAGCGAGCCGGGCGCCGGCTCCGACCTTGCGGCGCTCACCACCCGCGCCATCGAAGACGGCGACGACTTCGTCATCAACGGCCAGAAGATCTGGACCTCGACCGCGGCGCAGGCCGACATGATGTTCTGCCTGGTGCGCACCGAGCCCGACGCGCCCAAGCATGAAGGCATCTCCTATCTGATCTTCCCGATGACGACGCCCGGCATCGAGGTGCGGCCGCTGGTGACCATGACCGGGCGCGCCGAGTTCAACGAAGTGTTCTTCACCGATGTGCGCGTGCCCAAGACCGATGTCGTCGCGGGGCGCGGGCAAGGCTGGATGGTCGCCAACGCGACGCTCAAGCATGAGCGCGGCATGCTGGGCGATCCCAACCAGGCGGGCACGCGGCTCAAGGCCATCGTCGAATTGATGCAGACGGAGGATGTCGACGGCCGGCGCCTGATGGACAATCCGGCGCTGCGCGACCGCCTGCTCAAGCTGCAGGCGCGGGTGCATGCGATGGAATTCCACGGCCTGCGCCTGCTGACGGCCGGCCTCAAGGGCGAGGATCCCGGCGTGGCGCGGCTGATCGTCAAGCTGATGGGCTGCGAGCTCAACCACCAGCTCGCGGCGTTCGCGATCGACGCGCTGGGCGAGCTCGGCATGCTCTACAACAATTCGCCGCACATCCGGAACGGCGGCAATTGGCAATGGAGCTACATGTTCGACCTCGGCCTGATCATCGGCGGCGGCACGGCGCAGATCCAGAAGAACATCATCTCCGAGCGCGGGCTGGGCATGCCGCGCGAGCCGAAGCCGGCGAAGGTTTAG
- a CDS encoding alkaline phosphatase D family protein, translating to MVDLVLPSRRTLLKGLGLSALAAPALAKGLAAPSWSGNPFSLGVAAGAPSRDGFVLWTRLAPQPLADDSGMTGGSQHIGYEIASDDAMHRIVQRGTAVADAAYGHSVHHQVRGLEPGRPYWYRFTSGAADSTIGRAMTLPDPRNAALNFAYFSCSNYEAGYFSAYRHAAEENPDFAIFLGDYIYEYVDTKHPTVRTHSGGKECETLAEYRARYTQYRLDPNLQFLHASVPALVTWDDHEVQNDYADKWGEDFQDPQAFLARRAAAYRAFYEFMPVKPVFSQPHGPNMRLYDRYDFGDLLRVDLIDGRQYRSREACYGQPKKGGGHIETPASCPELMDPSRSLIGLVQEKWLFDGLATSKAHWNVIANDVLMARLRQGGQDSYWTDDWDGYPKSRERLLQHIAAAKPSNPVAITGDIHSFWANDLKADFDDAASPVIASELVGTSITSNPPPYEVFKGFLPDNPHVKFFDSRPRGYVSVALTADAMTAKFQTVSDVKDPNAALSTLQTFVVENGKPGPVAA from the coding sequence ATGGTCGACCTCGTCCTGCCGTCGCGGCGCACGCTTCTCAAAGGCCTCGGTCTGAGCGCCCTCGCGGCGCCTGCCCTCGCGAAAGGGCTGGCGGCGCCCTCCTGGAGCGGCAATCCGTTCAGCCTCGGCGTCGCGGCCGGCGCACCGTCGCGCGACGGCTTCGTGCTGTGGACGCGGCTGGCGCCGCAGCCGCTGGCCGACGACTCCGGCATGACCGGTGGGTCGCAGCATATCGGCTACGAGATCGCGAGCGACGATGCGATGCATCGCATCGTGCAGCGCGGCACGGCGGTCGCCGACGCGGCTTATGGCCATTCGGTGCACCACCAGGTGCGCGGCCTCGAGCCCGGGCGGCCCTATTGGTATCGCTTCACCTCGGGTGCGGCGGACAGCACGATCGGGCGCGCCATGACGTTGCCCGATCCGCGCAACGCGGCGCTGAACTTCGCCTATTTCTCCTGCTCGAATTACGAGGCGGGCTATTTCTCCGCCTACCGCCACGCGGCGGAGGAGAATCCGGATTTCGCGATCTTCCTCGGCGACTACATCTACGAATATGTCGACACCAAGCATCCCACGGTGCGCACCCATTCGGGCGGCAAGGAGTGCGAGACGCTCGCCGAATACCGTGCCCGCTATACCCAATACCGCCTCGATCCCAATCTTCAGTTCCTCCATGCGAGCGTGCCGGCGCTGGTGACCTGGGACGATCACGAGGTGCAGAACGACTATGCCGACAAATGGGGCGAGGATTTCCAGGATCCGCAGGCCTTCCTGGCGCGCCGCGCCGCCGCCTATCGCGCCTTCTACGAATTCATGCCGGTCAAGCCGGTGTTCTCGCAGCCGCATGGCCCGAACATGCGGCTCTACGACCGCTATGATTTCGGCGACCTGCTGCGCGTCGATCTGATCGACGGGCGGCAATATCGCAGCCGCGAGGCCTGCTACGGCCAGCCCAAGAAGGGCGGCGGCCATATCGAGACGCCGGCGAGCTGCCCGGAGCTGATGGACCCGTCGCGCTCGCTGATCGGCCTCGTCCAGGAGAAATGGCTGTTCGACGGACTGGCGACCTCGAAGGCGCACTGGAACGTGATCGCCAATGACGTGCTGATGGCGCGTCTGCGCCAGGGCGGACAGGACAGCTATTGGACCGACGACTGGGACGGCTATCCCAAGAGCCGCGAGCGCCTGCTGCAGCATATCGCGGCGGCGAAACCGTCCAATCCCGTCGCCATCACCGGCGACATCCATTCCTTCTGGGCCAACGATCTCAAGGCCGATTTCGACGATGCCGCATCGCCGGTGATCGCCAGCGAGCTGGTGGGCACCTCCATCACCTCGAACCCGCCGCCTTACGAGGTGTTCAAGGGCTTCCTGCCCGACAACCCGCATGTGAAATTCTTCGACAGCCGGCCGCGCGGCTATGTCAGCGTCGCGCTCACCGCCGACGCGATGACGGCGAAATTCCAGACCGTCTCCGACGTGAAGGATCCCAACGCGGCCCTGTCGACGCTCCAGACCTTCGTGGTCGAGAACGGCAAGCCCGGGCCGGTTGCCGCGTAA
- a CDS encoding MFS transporter: MTIVHPDGLPTPQRHWAILTIALGIIMAVMDSAIANVALPTIAADLNASPALSIWIVNGYQLAITISLLPLAALGDIVGYRKIYTAGLILFTAASLFCALAHTLPLLAIARVMQGFGGAGIMSVNAALVRFIYPHAKLGRGLSLNTLIVAISAAAGPTVASAILSLGTWPWLFAVNIPFGLAAIVIALRALPHTPRAKHAFDVPGALLVALMFGLLIASIDAFGHGESLALSAAEFAATLAIGFIMVRREATTPAPMLPVDLMRIPIFALSIGTSICSFAAQMLALVALPFLLQSEMQFSAVQTGLLITPWPIATALVSPIAGRLADRYPAGLLGAIGLIVFAAGLLALGFLPAHPAVADIAWRMALAGAGFGLFQSPNNRAMIGATPRERSGGASGMLGTARLLGQTIGAALVALLFARAPGGGAIVSLYVGAGFSLVAAAVSSLRLFDRTGQSPLRKP; the protein is encoded by the coding sequence ATGACGATCGTTCATCCCGACGGACTTCCCACGCCCCAGCGCCACTGGGCCATTCTCACCATCGCGCTCGGCATCATCATGGCGGTGATGGATTCCGCCATCGCCAATGTCGCGCTGCCGACCATCGCGGCCGACCTCAACGCCAGCCCGGCGCTCTCGATCTGGATCGTCAACGGCTATCAGCTCGCGATCACCATCTCATTGCTGCCGCTTGCGGCGCTGGGCGACATCGTCGGCTATCGCAAGATCTACACCGCAGGCCTCATCCTCTTTACCGCCGCCTCGCTGTTCTGCGCTCTCGCCCATACGCTGCCGCTGCTCGCGATCGCGCGCGTCATGCAGGGATTCGGCGGCGCCGGGATCATGAGCGTCAACGCCGCCCTGGTCCGCTTCATCTATCCGCACGCCAAGCTGGGCCGCGGGCTTTCGCTCAACACGCTGATCGTGGCGATCTCCGCCGCGGCCGGGCCGACGGTCGCGAGCGCCATCCTGTCGCTCGGCACCTGGCCCTGGCTGTTCGCCGTCAACATTCCGTTCGGGCTGGCCGCGATCGTCATTGCGCTCCGCGCTTTGCCGCATACGCCTCGCGCCAAGCATGCCTTCGACGTCCCCGGCGCCCTTCTGGTGGCGCTGATGTTCGGGCTTTTGATCGCGAGCATCGACGCCTTCGGCCATGGCGAGTCCCTCGCGCTGTCCGCCGCCGAATTCGCCGCCACCCTCGCCATCGGATTCATCATGGTGCGGCGGGAGGCGACCACGCCGGCGCCCATGCTGCCGGTCGACCTCATGCGCATTCCGATCTTCGCGCTTTCCATCGGCACCTCGATCTGCTCCTTCGCAGCACAGATGCTGGCGCTGGTGGCGCTGCCTTTCCTGCTGCAAAGCGAGATGCAGTTCAGCGCGGTGCAGACCGGCCTGCTCATCACGCCCTGGCCTATTGCCACCGCACTCGTCTCGCCCATTGCCGGCCGGCTCGCCGACCGTTATCCCGCGGGTCTCCTGGGTGCCATCGGCCTGATCGTCTTCGCCGCCGGCCTGCTGGCACTCGGCTTCCTCCCGGCGCATCCCGCCGTCGCGGATATCGCCTGGCGCATGGCACTGGCCGGCGCGGGTTTCGGCTTGTTCCAGTCGCCCAACAACCGCGCGATGATCGGCGCGACGCCGCGGGAACGCTCGGGCGGCGCGAGTGGGATGCTGGGTACCGCGCGCCTGCTCGGCCAGACGATCGGCGCGGCGCTGGTGGCGCTCCTGTTCGCGCGCGCGCCGGGCGGCGGCGCGATCGTCTCGCTCTATGTCGGCGCCGGATTTTCCCTGGTCGCAGCAGCCGTCTCCAGCCTGCGGCTTTTCGATCGCACGGGCCAAAGCCCGCTCCGCAAGCCATAG
- a CDS encoding acetyl-CoA C-acetyltransferase, with amino-acid sequence MGEAYIVAAARTAGGKRGGKLKDWHPVDLGAQVINALLDRSGADPALIEDVICGCVSQVGQQAINVARNAVMASRLPEHVPGTSVDRQCGSSQQSLHFAAQAVMSGAMDAVIAMGIESMTRVPMGASAALPMQNGMGTYMSPQLQAKYPNIQFSQFIGAEMMATKYGLNKEMLDQFGYDSHKKAIAATQGGKFKDEVVPLAIKAEDGTESQHTADEGIRFDVSLDGIKGVKLLREGGAITAATSSQICDGASGVLVVNEKGLKALGVKPLARIHHMTVIGGDPVIMLEAPLPATKRALEKAGMKIDDIDLFEVNEAFASVPVAWLKDTGADPSRLNVNGGAIALGHPLGASGTKLMTTLLHALKDRNKTWGLQTMCEGGGLANVTIVERL; translated from the coding sequence ATGGGTGAAGCGTATATCGTGGCCGCGGCACGCACCGCGGGCGGCAAGCGCGGCGGCAAGCTGAAGGACTGGCATCCGGTCGATCTCGGCGCGCAGGTGATCAACGCCTTGCTGGACCGCAGCGGAGCCGATCCGGCCTTGATCGAGGACGTGATCTGCGGCTGCGTCAGCCAGGTCGGCCAGCAGGCGATCAATGTCGCGCGCAATGCGGTGATGGCCTCGCGCCTGCCCGAGCATGTGCCGGGCACCTCGGTCGACCGCCAATGCGGCTCGTCGCAGCAATCGCTGCATTTCGCGGCGCAGGCCGTGATGTCCGGCGCGATGGACGCCGTCATCGCGATGGGCATCGAGAGCATGACGCGGGTGCCGATGGGCGCCAGCGCCGCGCTGCCGATGCAGAACGGCATGGGCACCTATATGAGCCCGCAGCTGCAGGCGAAGTATCCGAACATCCAGTTCAGCCAGTTCATCGGCGCCGAGATGATGGCGACCAAGTACGGCCTCAACAAGGAGATGCTCGACCAGTTCGGCTATGACAGCCACAAGAAGGCGATCGCGGCGACCCAGGGCGGCAAGTTCAAGGACGAGGTCGTGCCGCTGGCGATCAAGGCCGAGGACGGCACCGAGTCGCAGCACACCGCCGATGAGGGCATCCGCTTCGACGTCTCGCTCGACGGCATCAAGGGCGTGAAGCTGCTGCGCGAAGGCGGCGCGATCACCGCGGCGACCTCGTCGCAGATCTGCGACGGCGCCTCGGGCGTGCTGGTCGTCAACGAGAAGGGCCTGAAGGCGCTCGGCGTCAAGCCGCTCGCCCGCATCCATCACATGACGGTGATCGGCGGCGATCCGGTGATCATGCTCGAAGCTCCGCTGCCCGCGACCAAGCGCGCGCTGGAGAAGGCCGGCATGAAGATCGACGACATCGACCTGTTCGAGGTCAACGAGGCGTTCGCCTCGGTCCCCGTCGCCTGGCTGAAGGACACAGGCGCCGATCCGTCGCGCCTCAACGTCAACGGCGGCGCCATCGCGCTCGGCCATCCGCTCGGCGCCTCGGGCACCAAGCTGATGACCACGCTTCTCCATGCGCTCAAGGATCGCAACAAGACGTGGGGCCTGCAGACGATGTGCGAAGGCGGCGGCCTCGCCAATGTGACGATCGTCGAGCGGCTGTAA